DNA from Lagenorhynchus albirostris chromosome 3, mLagAlb1.1, whole genome shotgun sequence:
CATCATTCTATTGGGGGATCAGGTAACTCATGAAGGGGGCCAGATGCTGTGGGCCTAGAGGAAGTCTCCACAGGAGCTAGGGAAGGACACACCTGTCATCACCTGGAAGGCGGCCACACTGACGTAATCCTCTGCTACTTTCTGGAAGAGCTCATCTGGCAGGAAAAAGGGTGATAGGTGAGGATCAAATGCCAGTGGCCCTGGGATCACCCAAGTAACCAGCCCTCTAGGCTTTTCTCTGTCTCCCTTGTTGCCCTTGCGTGTTCTGCTGTGAGGCCCAGGACAGCACTCACCCACACTCTGGCCTGTCTTGCTGGATGTTTCAAAGAGCTGAGCTTTGATATCTGTAAAGAGAAGTGTCTAAAGCCTCATACCTGAGAATTAGGTGGACACAGACAAAGGGGAAGGCTAGCAGTACAGGGAATCTTCTGAACCCCACAGATTCAGGGAGGCCAGAGAAAGTCTTCCCATGGAGGATCTTGCCATGGTAGCCAAGGCAGTCCCTATTTTCTGTGACCCACCCAAGTAGccacttccctcccccagccctaggGAGCTAAGGAGCAGCTACTGTCTGCATAGTCCTGGACGTCGTGGAAGTCCACACGTCGGCGCCGCCTGTCCTCCTCCAGCAGGTCACTCTTGGTGCCACACAAGTAGATCTTACAGCCCTGGAGCAGAAGACAAGGTGAGGGTCACCCCCCTCGGACCACCAGATCCCCAGCCCGTCTCGTCTTTTGGTGAGGTCGGGCCACCTACCTCCTCTAGGTTGCGCAGTTCCTTCACCCAGAACTTTGCCCGTTCAAAGCTGCTGCTGTCCGTCAGGTCTTGGTGTGGGACACGCAGGAAACACAACCAAGGGTCAGAAGCTGTTCTGTAATGCCAGCCTGGCACCCTCCCCTTCTTGTTTGAGAAACAGGCCAAAACCATCCTTACCATAGCAAACGATGGCAGCCTTGGCGCCCCGATAGTAGATTCGGCTCATGGCCTCATAGCGCTCAGAGCCTGCTGTGTCCTGAAGGGCAGGGGGAGGCTCAGCCCTGGCCTGAGTTGCTGAGCTACTCCCCAAAACTGCAAACTAATGCCACGTTCTCCAGACCCCGTTTTTAAACTGTGGTCTAGAGAACAGAAATGGCCTGTGAGGCCACAAGTCAGCCAGTAATAGGACCTACGCCTCCTCAGGAATGGGTTTTCCCAGGACTTGCCCAGAGAACTTACCCAAATACCCAAAGTCACCGTCCGGTCTCCGACGGACATCACCTTGGCCACGAAGGCGGCCCCAATGGTCTGCAACCAAGGGGAAGCAATCAGGGCCTCGGATGCGGGTTAGCCCCCTCCCACCCGTGCTGGGCCGCGTCGGGCGCACTCACGTTCTGATAGGGCCCCACCAGGAAGCGATCGTGCACGTATCGCTCCACCAGGCTTGTCTTGCCCACGTACTCCTTGCCCAGCATCACCACCTTGACGTCCACACGCTGCCCGCTCATGCTCCCGGGGCTGCCTCACCCGCTTCAGGGTCCTGAGCGGGGGCGGGAGGCAAACCGGATCTCCACTACGAAAGGCAGCGCCCGAGCCTCAGTCCCCGACCCCAGCCGCCAATCTAAGGCTCCAGACGCCGCGACGATATTGAGCTACAGCAACGCCTCCGTCCGCCCCCGCTCTTCGGCCCCGGGTGCTGATCCTCCTTCTGAGAGCCCAGGACCCGGGGCGGCCTGGGAGCGTGCGGGGAAGCGCACTCAACGCCGGCGTCCGGGTCGCTAGCTCGCTCCGCTACTCGCTTGCCCGCCCGGCTTAGGGGCCGCTCCGGCACGGTTTCCCCACAGAGCCTGGGAAGGGGCCCTCCAACCTGGCTCCGGCCCGGAGCACCGCGACTCCCGCGTCGGGGGAGGAGGTAGAGGCTGGGGAGGCGGGGCCGCCCGGTCACGTGGGCAGGCGCCGGAAGAGGTGGGCAGTGCGCGGCTGCGCCGGAAGTGGCGCGCGGCCAGACAAATCCTCATGGCGGCGGTGGCGCCTCTTTGGGTGCGGCGCTGGAGTGACTGAGCTGCTAGCTTGGCGGCGGAGCGTCGAGCTCCAGCCCGGTCTCCGCGTGCCCCCCGGGCTCCGCATCCCTGATGTTGCGCGGGCACTGAGCCCGCCCGGCCTGGACAATGGTGAAGTATTTCCTGGGCCAGAGCGTGCTCCGGAGTTCCTGGGACCAAGTGTTCGCTGCCTTCTGGCAGCGGTACCCGAATCCCTATAGGTACGTGGCCCTGGAAAGAGCAACCCTCCCACCTCGCTGTTTGGAGATCGGAGTGTGGGGGCCGGGAAAGACTCGACCTCGAGTGGGGGGATCGCCGGAGCCGTGGCCACGTTTAGGACGAGAGGACCTATCGGGGAAGCGGCCAGGCTAGTACTGGAAGGAGGCTGGGTCTGGGCAGTAGTTTACTTGAGGCCCTAGTGAAAGGTTCTCTCATCTCAGGGTGGTGAGACAGGAAGAGGCGGCGGCACCGGAGCTGGGGAGGGATCTTGGGGTTGGAAATCCGGGCGCTTGTCTACTTCTCTGCCATGACGCTCTCCAGTGGTGCAATAAATCATGAGGTCCAGCCCTGCTGGAAGGCCTAGGAATCCAGGTCAGCGAGGAGGCGGGAGTTGGAATTTGCCCTGGGTTAGGCTCAAGGGACTCTAGTTCAGGTCTGAGCCACAACACAGATCACTCTGCAAGTTTGGGGAAAGTCATGGCCATTCTGGACCTGGAGGCTCCAGATGGGAACCCCAACAGGCAGTCTCTTAGGGCCAGGCTCCTGAGGGTCACCTTCACCCTGACACCTGCAGCAAACATGTCTTGACGGAAGACATAGTGCACCGGGAGGTGACCCCTGACCAGAAGCTCCTGTCCCGGCGACTCCTGACCAAGACGAACAGGATGCCCCGCTGGGCTGAGCGACTATTTCCTGCCAATGTTGCTCACTCAGTGTACATCCTGGAGGATTCTGTTGTGGACCCACAGAACCAGACCATGACCACCTTCACCTGGAACATCAACCATGCGCGGCTGATGGTGAGACCCCTCCCTCTTGGTTCCCCCAGAACTAGAGAGCTCCAGGTACATGTGGCTAGGGAGCCATGAGGGAGCTTCTATGATCCAAGCAGATCTGAGGAGTGTTGGCGCTAGAGTACAAACTCAGATGATCTCTTCAGCTGGTCATCTTCTCTGGACCTGTGTTTTGACTCATTCATACAGTGGTGGAGGGGGTTACCTGTTTTACAGAGTCATTGTAAGTACTAAATGCAGAGCACTCACACTGTGCCTGGCATGTGTGCAGGTTGGGCCATAGGCATGATGCTGAGGGACGGAGGgaggcagtggttttcaaacaggAATCTGTCAAGCCATAAAGGGTACCTTGCATGTACCTTAGAGGGGGAGGATCTGGGCCCCTTGCACCAGTTTGACTAGAGTCTTTTATCTGTCTTATGTAGTGGATTTCTGCCTGAGATTTCAGGGGAAAAGGGTTGCATAtacctttgctttaaaaaaaataaaaaaggcttgAAAACCTGTGGTTTGGTTTAAGGAACATCCTACAGTATCTTCTCACCTGTGAGTACCCTAAAAGCTTCCAGAGaactgttattttctttctcagttaatcttcacaataacacAGGGAGGTGGGTATTACTCTCTATTGTGCAAAGAGGAAAGTGAAGTCCAGAGAGGGGAAGTCACAGAGTGAGTAGGCAGCTTAATGCTCTGCCCCTGAGTTATCTGAGGGCCTCACAGCTGACTGCCCTGAGGGCGCTACAACTGTGTTTTgtaaattacaaagaaaagatccagctcTAAGAAATGTCTTTCAGTCCAGCTGTGACAGGTGTCTTAAGTGTTTCTCTTGGAAGTGCAGGTCCACTTTCTCCTCTCTGATAAGGAGCTGTGGTGGTTGccggatttttcttttttttttggattgtcAGGAGCTCAAGGGCCAAAGTGGGTGGAAGCCAGGTTGAAAATACCACACATGTCTAGATGTAAAGGTACAAAACATCCAGGATGGAGCTGGAAGGCCCTCTGCTGATCTCAAGAGTCCATGTAGCTTTTCGTTTGAAGGGTCAGAAGAGAGGTTTTTAGAGagcaaaatgactttttttcatcttcttacTCTCTTCCCAAAGTGCAGCTTGGGAATACAGTAAGGGAAAGGAATcggttttcattttattgctttcCCTAGTGAAAAGAGGCAGGGAATCAAATTTATGTGCAAGCTGGCAAAGTGAAGGACTCCCACACAATTGTGGTTGGCTTGACTGCCTGCACAGGTGGTAGAGGAACGATGTGTTTACCGTGTGAACTCTGATAACAGCGGCTGGACCGAAATCTGCCGGGAAGCCTGGGTCTCCTCTAGCTTGTTCGGCGTCTCCAGAGCTGTCCAGGTGAGCAGCGTTGTTGTGGTGCTGGGGCTCTGGGGCCCAGGGCATGTAACATAGAGTCCAGGCTGGGGTTCAGTGGGCAGCTCAGAATCCTTCCCCTTCTCATCTTTTGCCAGGAATTTGGTCTCGCCCGGTTCAAAAGCAACGTGACCAAGACTATGAAGGGTTTTGAATACATCTTGGCCAAGCTGCAAGGTGAGGGTTCTGCACACAGGCAGAGGCTGAGTCAAGTCCTAACTGCCCTGCCTGGGCTGGAGCCTGGAGCTGTCACCACCCTACTCTGAGCAACTCATCTGTACCCTGGGTATTTCCTTCAGGGCCTGGTGCACAGGAGATGAATGTCCTGGGAGGTGATTTAGGTGGGTCTTGGCATTCTTTGAAACCAGTCCCCACCCTTTGCTCCAGGTGAGGCCCCTCCCAAAACCCTTGTTGAAACAGCCAAGGAAGCCAAGGAGAAGGCCAAGGAAACGGCACTGGCAGCTACAGAGAAGGCCAAGGACCTTGCCAGCAAGGCAGCCaccaagaagcagcagcagcagcagcagtttgTGTAgccagcccaggccctggggccACAGCACAGCAGACCACTTGCTCCAGTCCCTGTGCTCTTTCCTCCTTGTACTTTATTATTAAAAGTCAGCTTCCAGCCCTGTCTACTGTCTGGgtggtgggctgggggtgggtgtgTTGTTTGGCCTCTCCAGCACACCAGGCCGTTACCCATGTCTGAGCTGGGCCTGCTTATTCCTGCATCAGGTGGCTGAAGATAGAGGTACAGTGACTTGCGCAGGGTCACGTCCAGGTGAAGTGGTCATAAacgctagactgtaagctccatgagggcagggacctttgttttattttctgatgtGTCCCAAGTACCTGAAACAAAATCTTGCACataacaggcactcaataaatacttgttgaattcaGTTGGCCccagctctggagtcagaaagcTTTGGTTCAAATCTTGACTCAACTGTTTCCTGGCTTTGGACCTCAGGCGGGTCACGTCACTCAGCCTCAGTCCCACTGTGACAGACAGGGACTGAGGCCTCCGAGTTGTGAGGAGTAAAGGGGCCCGGTGTGGACAGCAGTGTTTATGGTGGCTATGGatctcatttcctcttttccagtttgtggctGGGAGTTCCCCCATTCTCACCAGGCAAGACCATGGACAGGAAGTTAAGAAAGAggcttttaatgaaaatatagtaTGTGGAGGGCAAAGGCCAGGGGCCCTTGTTTAGGAAGGAACATGAGGACCCAAGAGGCTTCCTGCCCCTGTGGACAGCAGAGCCAAGTGCTACAAAAAACGCCTGGAAGGGTGGCCTGGGCCCAAGCTGCCTGCCCTGCAGGGCTCAGGGGGGCTCGGCGCCCCGTCCTAGGTGGGACTGCCAGCAGCCAGCAGCAAGGTACGGGGAGCACCTGTTCCCACACGGTCCTTTTAGTCCATTCCAGCAGTActctgagcagccctggaggctTGGTGAGGGCTCCAGCCTGGCAGAGCAGAGGGTGGGCTGAGGGCAGAGGTCGCTCCAGGAGGTGAGGGTCATAGCCAGGTGCTGCTGCTGTGTGAGTAGCTGTGCTCCTGGCCCGCGCTGAAGCCCCGCAGCAGCTCAGCCTCGCCCCCGAACACCAGGCTCTCCACGTCCACCTCCAGCTCCTCTGCACGGGGAGCAGGCCAGTCAGGGGACCTGGGCCACTCAGCCCACTCGACCCCTCCGCTTGAGGGCACTTACCTTGGTCTGAGTCGGAGCGCTCAGAGGAGAGGCCTGAGGAGTCCAGGCTGTCTGCTCGCAGCCGCTCGCGCTCGCCCGCCCCGGCCAGCCCCCGGAGCTGCTCCAGCTGCTGCCGCAGGCTCTGCTGCTTGCTGCGCAGCTTCTCCTTGAGCCACCGGGCCCGCTGCTCCTGCTCCTCCAGCTTCTGCAGATCCGAGGGAGCTGGGGTCAGCTACCTGGGGTCTCGGGCCTCAGCCCAACACCACTTAACGGCGAACCTTGGCCACGTGGTGACTGCTTGCTCCACACGGGCTCACTAGATCTGGGCCCCAGAGGGTCGCTCCCACATCCTACAGGAAGCTAGGCCCTCCTGCCCTTCTGTCCCATGTAAATGGCCCAGGAAGTCTGTCCagatgggtggggaagggagggcacCACAATCTCAAAGGCCCTCGGGGCCCAGTCAAGTGATGTGAATGAGTGGAGTGTCTGGTGTCAGGCAACAGGGACTGTGGGGGACTGGGGCACACCAGCGAGTGCATACTAAGGCTCAAGGCAGTGGCCCAGGCCAATTACTGCCACATGGAAACAGGCCCAGTGTTGCCAGATCGCCcagttttttaaagagaagcagGGAGATCACATTTTTTCATGTCAAATGTCCTTTTAAGTGCTGCcaactaatttaaatttttagaaaactacagaccaaacAAAGGCTACCAGTTTGTAACTCCTCAAGACCCTCCCAGGAGTCCTAAGTCTTCAGCATTAGTCCCCTTCTGCTGCCCCCACGCAAGCTCTGCCAGCCCTGAGTTCCAGGGACTGGAGGACCAAGGGTTCTCCCATCAGGGTCCTCAATGGACGGAAGCCTGCATTCAGTCAGCAAGAAGGGGAGAATTGGGTGAGGGGGCATTTGGACTGGgagtagatgaatgaataagagcTGCCCAGGCAAAGATAGGGGAGGAAGAAGcatccaggcagagagaaaatgggaaaagcatgGAGAGTTCAGCTTTTTTGGTGCGGAATGGGGAAAGATGAGACCAGTGGCAAGGCCTGTGTTGTGAAGGGCCTTGAGTAtcacaggaagaaagaaactgaaactgtCCTTGTCAGGAGCCATGGAAGGTTTTCAGCAGGAGGCAGACCTGGACAGATCTATGTGGTACAAAGAACattctagggggcttccctggtggcgcagtggttgagagtccgcctgccgatgcaggggacacgggttcgtgccccggtccaggaagatcccacatgccgcggagcggctgggcccttgagccatggccgctgggcctgcacgtccggagcctgtgctcctcaacgggagaggccacagcagtgagaggtccgcgtaccgcaaaaaaaaaaaacattctaggGCAAGGTGGGGAGGGCATCCAGGTGGAGGCAAAACAGGAAGCAGGGAGTCCAGGAGAGGGGTGATGGGGCTTCAAGGAAGGAGCAATCCCTAGGTCCTGCCCACGGGCCAGCCagcacccaaggtcacacatcatCCCTCCAGGAACCAAATCAGCAACTCCATGTGAGAAACTGGAGCGGGCTATCTGGCCAGGGTGTTATTCAGCCACAATGAGGAGAATGCAGGCACCTTTGGGACAGTGCTGACAGTTTCCACACCACGATTTATTTGCTGCATGGCACCTCCATCTGTCTCTGCCACTGCCCCCTGTGCCCACAACAGGGCCTGGCAGAGCAGGTGCTCACTTGTTGAAGAAAAGAATGCAAGTCAGGAGACCTAGGCCTCGGTTCTGAATCTGCCTCTCATCAGCCGGCTCtgcctccatttcttcctctgtcaAAAGGGCCAGGAGAGCAGGAAGAGGCCTCTATTGTTTCCAAGTCCCTTCTAATCCCCACTCTGTGGAGCTGCCTTGTGCTTGAGTCAGCACACCCCACTGCCATCCATCAGGGGGCGCTGAGCTCAGCCCGGGCAGCAGcaagagccctgggagggtgGCTCACTGGCGTCCTCTTGGTACTTTCCCCCTCCTGGCCTCTGGAGCTGCCTCCCAAAGCAGCGTTGGGACACCCCCCCGCCCCTCACCCAACCGCCGAGAACAGGAGGCCTTCAAggatgggggagaggaagagCAAGAAACAGCCCTCTCCAGTCCGAGGGACCCTTACACATGACCCCTCACAGAATGCCCCCcatacagaggaggaaatgaagtCCAGAGAGACTACATAACTCGCTCAGGGTCTCACAGTTGGGATCCAAGTAATAATTGCTGTAATAACAAGTGAACTTTTATTGGAGGAACTTGCTTAAAGCCTCAGAACAATCCtgagttattttctgcttttcttcctacTTAACAAATTTGGAAACTAAAAGCACAGAGAACTGTCCAATGTCAGGCAGTTGGGCTATCACCTCAGACCTCTCTCCCCAGTTCCACCCAGCCCCTCTCTACTACCCCTTTCCAAGCATCCTGGCAAGCTGGCCCTGGGGCGCCAGAGTAGCTTCTTACCTGGATGTGCATCCTGGCCCTGCGCAGAAGGCTCAGTGTGGTGTATCGGGCACAGTCAGCCCCCAGGGGCATCTGCTGCTTCAGCTGCTCCAGGCACCGCTTCAGCTGGGCCCTCCTGTGGGGGAAGGGGTCTAGAGGGCAGTGCCAGCCCAGGCTTGCTGGCCAGATGAGGGACGGCAGGGGAGGGAAGGCCAGAGGGAGGCAGTTCCTGGGGCCTGGTGCTATCAGGGCAGGGTTGGGACTCACCTGCGCTTCTCCAGCTCGTTGTGCACAgacctgccaatgccagggaggATGGGGTGAGGGGGTGTCAGCTACTGCCCACACCTTCAGTCCCAGGGCTCCCAGGGCCTCAAAATTCACTACAGATGTGTATCCCAAACTAGCCCACTGTGGGGACCTTGTGCTGGCCTCAGGCACCTGAGtcccaggcagaggcagagacaggaggCCTGCCCAGGTGACTGTGGGGTCCAAAGGAGGCCCCTTAGCAGCAATCAGGAAGGGCTTCCTGAACAGGTGACATGTGAGCTGAGCCCAGCAACACAAGTTGCCCAAAATGGGTAGTGGGGGGAGAGGCATTCAAATTGGGGGGAACAGTGTGCAAAGGGTTGAGagtaggagagaaaaggagaaagcctGTGGGGGAAAGCGAGTGGTTTGATATGTGGTGTATTAGGAGTGTGAGTGGAAGCAGGACCCAGAACTATTCACCGTTCCAAACACATCAGGGGTCCTCGAGAAATAGTCCTTGAACGAAGAGTGTGTGTTTGGGGGATGGGGAAACGGCAGGAGATGTCTGAATGCCTTCAGAGCAGAGTACCTGGCCCAGAAGATGCGAGCAATAAGGAGGAAGGTGGCAGTGGAGGGGTCCGATGAAGGACGGCGTCCATCCCCCCCCCATTCCCCGCTGCCCCAGGCCCTCCTCACCGCCCACTGTCCAGCGCGCCAGGAGCTTGGGGAGACCGCTTCCTCCTCCTGTGGACTGGGCCCGGACTTCGGTGTGGGCACAGGGACGCATAGCCATGCTCTGCCTCTGCGAGAGACAGACCCCGCCCACGTCAGGCTGGGGCTAGTTCCAGCGGGATCCCCTGGCACGGCACGGTCAGGGAGGGGCTTTTGGCTACAGGGccatttccccaccccctccagccccactgcCCGCGGACCCCTAAATTGAGGGCGGGGGTGCCCCAGGACTACTGCCCTAAGGCCATGCATCCAAGTTGGGAGCCAAGTCCAGCCCAGGCCAGTGTCAGCGAGGTCGCCGCCTGGAGTCCGACCAAGGgttcttcctcacctctctcgCGGCGCTCCAGGAACTCCGCCGCCTGCAGCAAGACCTGGATGTTGCTGGCCACGGGTTCCATGTCGGCGACAGCTGGCTGCGGGCGGGCCTAGGATGCTGGCCGGAGCAGCGGCTGTACCACTTTTGTTACAATGTAACTGACACGGTGCAACAAACACAGACGCCCGGCCCGCCCCCGGAACGCCCCGCCCCGGGACAGCCCAGCTCTTGGCCCCGCCCCTGGAGCGCGCCCGGGAACCGCAGCCCACCCTCCGCGAGCCCGCCCGCCCCCTAGGACTCCCGTAGGGCTTCTATGGGCGCCGGATCCAGGCCCGGCCCTTGGGCGAACTcccgggctgggggtgggggtggggttgtgCTGCGTCTTGCCGCTTCGCTCAGCGACCCAGCGCCGGTTACTTGGCTTTTCTGGACCTCAGTCTCCAGCCCCGTGCTGGTGGCAAGAGGCCCGCACACTGAGTGGTGCTCTGGGGGCCAGTGGTCCCGGGGAGGCCCCTGGCTCCGCCGCTGCACGTGGGCGCCACGGAGGTGGGGCCGGCGGGCACCCTCGCCCATTTGCTCTTTGCCTCTTGAGGCTCGCGGACGTCAccttgggggcggggcagggggcctCTCAGGCACTATTGGCTGCGTGCGGCTCCGCCCTCTCCCGCTGCTGGTCAACACGTTCGGGCGGGAAAAGGAGCAGGTTTCAAATTTGAAAACCCTGGCTATGGGGGCGGGGTTGAGCGGGGAACAGTGCGCAAGCgccgggggagggggcgcggACCTGGCTCCTGCGCTCCAGGGTCTGTGCCCTTGCCTGCTTGCCATCTGCCCCCGTAGCCCCCGCTGGGCTCCTCCTCCTCATCTGCAGGGAAGCTATTGTTGCTACGAAAACGTCAGAAGGGTAGCAACTTGAGAACTGGCTTGCTTCAGAGTCCTGGGTTCTGGAGTCAACAGAGTTGAGTTCCTGTCCTGTCACCGCTACTTCTCAGCTGTGTGACTCGGGAAGTGCCCTCCCTCCCGTAAGCTCGGGAAGCCCTGAGACAGCGTCGTTGAAAGATCAGAGACCACGCCTATGCCGTGCATTTCCAAGGCCTGTTGCAACCTCACGCAGGCTTCTTCCTCCCACAGAGCCCCTGGATGCCTTACTCAGTCCAtgagctcttcttttttttttttttttcaatatttatttgtttatttagctgcgccgggtcttagttgcagtgtgcgggatctcgctccctgaccggggatggaacccgggccccttgcattgggagcgtggagtcttaaccagtggaccaccagggaagtccccatgagcCCTTCTCTAACGTGACTTTCTAGCCTCCCAAAGAAGATGATGCGGTGATTTCTAGGGGCAGCACCAGTAGGTGTAGCCACACCTTCGGGGACAGTGACAGTCTAAGGGTGGAGACTGGAAGATAAAAGCAGCTGTTACGGGGTGGAGCATTACTGCCAGGCTGGGGCTGAATCTGTGACCTGGAaatggagaggagggagaaggaggaactATATTCTCTATAAAGAGACAGTCCTGGGTAAACACATGGCACATGGCAGTCAGTCCTCAGTTCCTTGGAAAAAAACCTTTGAGTTTCTCTAAGAGTCAATTCCAGAGGAGTCACTGACATGCCCAGCCAGAACTGCTGCCTGGGACTATCCACCCCTACACCCATCCATTCGCTCatgaaatatttgctgagcacttgCTGGACCTtaggcactgtgctgggagctGGAGAATACAAGCGTGGGCAAAACCAGACAGGGTTCTCGCCTCTGCAGAGCTCTCAGGTGAGGGGCAGAGAGACCGACATAGTAATCACACAGTAGAGACATGCTCTGACAGGTCCTCACAGGAAAAGACACAATGTAAGGGCACGTCCTAAGGAGCATTTGACCTAATCAGGGAGGTCAAAGAAGGTTTTTCTGGGGAGGTGGATGTGTAGGTTTTATCTATGTATAGGAGGAATGTAGAATCCCAGTCACACTAACAGCAggtgcaaagtccctgaggcTGAAAGGAATGTATGCAGATGGAAAGAGGCCAATGTGGCCAGCATAGAGAGATCAAAGAGCATGGAGCAGGCTGACACTGGAGAGGCTGGCAGGGCCCAGAACAGGCTGAAGTGTTCCCCAAACCCCCACCTGCAATTAGTTACGTCTGAAGAAAGGAGTCACAAGACTTGTGAATGAATTTCCAATTTCATTTCACTAAAGTCAGCACCCACACAGTGTAGGCACAAACCCACTAGTCAGATATCTGGGACCCAGGTGGCCCAGCCTTGGAGCAGGggtaggattggggcagggttgtGGGGGAGTGTCTGAAGGAGGAGAGCtcccagcagagggagggagctcTTATAAAAAGAGTTAGGGCTGCTCCAGCTGGAGGCTGTGGAAGTGAGGCAGGGGCTGCAAGGGGAGCTGAAGTAACCGCATTGAGGAGTTTGGACTTCGTCCTAGGAGGGTAGGATTCGAGCTAGGGAACAACATGGCCTCAGGGCTCCCATGAATTGGGCCAGGGCCACTAGCCAGAGGAGCAGGAAGCAATCCTTCCCAGGGAGCAGGCAGGTGGAGAGGATGGGGCTCCTGCCCCAAGCCCTTGGATGCCCTTCTGGGCCCCTCTGAGAAAATGCTAGTGCTAGTGCCATCTgcacagggctgggcagaggCCTCCAAGGCTCTTGCCCCCTCAGCAGTGACTGGTCTTAGACCAGTCTTCCCCAGACCCCCAGGTCCTGCATGGTCCAGCCTGCACACTGCAGCCTGTGGCCTCCCTGCTGTCTCCCCACCCCTTGGCCCTTCCTGCCTACAGTAATTGTGGCTATGCTGCCTGCACTTCAGTGCAGGTTCTGTCAGAAACCAGTATCCTCTGGGCTCCAAGGGACAGTGTCTGCCTCTGTGCCCTgagtgggagaggagaaggagaccCCTACCCTGCTGTCCTGCCC
Protein-coding regions in this window:
- the RAB24 gene encoding ras-related protein Rab-24 isoform X1 — translated: MSGQRVDVKVVMLGKEYVGKTSLVERYVHDRFLVGPYQNTIGAAFVAKVMSVGDRTVTLGIWDTAGSERYEAMSRIYYRGAKAAIVCYDLTDSSSFERAKFWVKELRNLEEGCKIYLCGTKSDLLEEDRRRRRVDFHDVQDYADNIKAQLFETSSKTGQSVDELFQKVAEDYVSVAAFQVMTGEAARTSLPSCHSVLTRQPGSPAPVSRRYQAWKRIADALHALTVVWGGGCKE
- the RAB24 gene encoding ras-related protein Rab-24 isoform X2, which encodes MSGQRVDVKVVMLGKEYVGKTSLVERYVHDRFLVGPYQNTIGAAFVAKVMSVGDRTVTLGIWDTAGSERYEAMSRIYYRGAKAAIVCYDLTDSSSFERAKFWVKELRNLEEGCKIYLCGTKSDLLEEDRRRRRVDFHDVQDYADNIKAQLFETSSKTGQSVDELFQKVAEDYVSVAAFQVMTEDKGVDLGQKANPYFYSCCHH
- the PRELID1 gene encoding PRELI domain-containing protein 1, mitochondrial isoform X1, whose amino-acid sequence is MVKYFLGQSVLRSSWDQVFAAFWQRYPNPYSKHVLTEDIVHREVTPDQKLLSRRLLTKTNRMPRWAERLFPANVAHSVYILEDSVVDPQNQTMTTFTWNINHARLMVVEERCVYRVNSDNSGWTEICREAWVSSSLFGVSRAVQEFGLARFKSNVTKTMKGFEYILAKLQGEAPPKTLVETAKEAKEKAKETALAATEKAKDLASKAATKKQQQQQQFV
- the PRELID1 gene encoding PRELI domain-containing protein 1, mitochondrial isoform X2, whose product is MVKYFLGQSVLRSSWDQVFAAFWQRYPNPYSKHVLTEDIVHREVTPDQKLLSRRLLTKTNRMPRWAERLFPANVAHSVYILEDSVVDPQNQTMTTFTWNINHARLMEFGLARFKSNVTKTMKGFEYILAKLQGEAPPKTLVETAKEAKEKAKETALAATEKAKDLASKAATKKQQQQQQFV
- the MXD3 gene encoding max dimerization protein 3, whose amino-acid sequence is MEPVASNIQVLLQAAEFLERREREAEHGYASLCPHRSPGPVHRRRKRSPQAPGALDSGRSVHNELEKRRRAQLKRCLEQLKQQMPLGADCARYTTLSLLRRARMHIQKLEEQEQRARWLKEKLRSKQQSLRQQLEQLRGLAGAGERERLRADSLDSSGLSSERSDSDQEELEVDVESLVFGGEAELLRGFSAGQEHSYSHSSSTWL